Proteins encoded by one window of Arabidopsis thaliana chromosome 2, partial sequence:
- the SK3 gene encoding SKP1-like 3 (SKP1-like 3 (SK3); FUNCTIONS IN: ubiquitin-protein ligase activity, protein binding; INVOLVED IN: ubiquitin-dependent protein catabolic process; LOCATED IN: cellular_component unknown; EXPRESSED IN: sepal, seed coat, pedicel, valve; CONTAINS InterPro DOMAIN/s: E3 ubiquitin ligase, SCF complex, Skp subunit (InterPro:IPR016897), SKP1 component, dimerisation (InterPro:IPR016072), SKP1 component (InterPro:IPR001232), BTB/POZ fold (InterPro:IPR011333), SKP1 component, POZ (InterPro:IPR016073); BEST Arabidopsis thaliana protein match is: SKP1-like 4 (TAIR:AT1G20140.1); Has 1425 Blast hits to 1421 proteins in 267 species: Archae - 0; Bacteria - 0; Metazoa - 551; Fungi - 177; Plants - 528; Viruses - 11; Other Eukaryotes - 158 (source: NCBI BLink).): MAETKKMIILKSSDGESFEVEEAVAVESQTIKHMIEDDCVDNGIPLPNVTGAILAKVIEYCKKHVEAAAEAGGDKDFYGSTENHELKTWDNDFVKVDHPTLFDLLRAANYLNISGLLDLTCKAVADQMRGKTPAQMREHFNIKNDYTPEEEAEVRNENRWAFE; this comes from the exons ATGGcagaaacgaagaagatgatcatcCTCAAGAGCTCCGACGGTGAATCCTTCGAGGTCGAGGAAGCCGTCGCGGTCGAGTCCCAGACGATTAAGCACATGATCGAGGACGACTGCGTCGATAACGGAATTCCACTTCCCAATGTCACCGGAGCCATCCTCGCGAAGGTTATCGAGTACTGCAAGAAACACGTTGAAGCCGCTGCTGAGGCTGGTGGAGACAAGGATTTCTATGGTTCCACCGAGAACCACGAGCTCAAGACTTGGGACAACGATTTCGTCAAAGTTGATCATCCTACTCTCTTCGATCTCCTTCGG GCTGCCAACTATTTGAACATCAGTGGACTTCTTGACCTTACGTGCAAGGCCGTGGCTGATCAGATGAGAGGCAAAACTCCAGCGCAGATGCGTGAACACTTCAACATCAAGAACGACTACACACCTGAGGAAGAGGCCGAGGTTCGCAATGAGAACAGGTGGGCGTTCGAGTGA
- the HCS1 gene encoding holocarboxylase synthase 1 (holocarboxylase synthase 1 (HCS1); FUNCTIONS IN: biotin-[acetyl-CoA-carboxylase] ligase activity, catalytic activity; INVOLVED IN: protein modification process; EXPRESSED IN: 22 plant structures; EXPRESSED DURING: 13 growth stages; CONTAINS InterPro DOMAIN/s: Biotin protein ligase, C-terminal (InterPro:IPR003142), Biotin/lipoate A/B protein ligase (InterPro:IPR004143), Biotin--acetyl-CoA-carboxylase ligase (InterPro:IPR004408); BEST Arabidopsis thaliana protein match is: holocarboxylase synthetase 2 (TAIR:AT1G37150.2); Has 6039 Blast hits to 6035 proteins in 2305 species: Archae - 225; Bacteria - 4034; Metazoa - 119; Fungi - 135; Plants - 62; Viruses - 0; Other Eukaryotes - 1464 (source: NCBI BLink).): MEAVRSTTTLSNFHLLNILVLRSLKPLHRLSFSFSASAMESDASCSLVLCGKSSVETEVAKGLKNKNSLKLPDNTKVSLILESEAKNLVKDDDNSFNLSLFMNSIITHRFGRFLIWSPRLSSTHDVVSHNFSELPVGSVCVTDIQFKGRGRTKNVWESPKGCLMYSFTLEMEDGRVVPLIQYVVSLAVTEAVKDVCDKKGLPYIDVKIKWPNDLYVNGLKVGGILCTSTYRSKKFNVSVGVGLNVDNGQPTTCLNAVLKGMAPESNLLKREEILGAFFHKFEKFFDLFMDQGFKSLEELYYRTWLHSEQRVIVEDKVEDQVVQNVVTIQGLTSSGYLLAVGDDNQMYELHPDGNSFDFFKGLVRRKI; encoded by the exons ATGGAAGCAGTTCGTTCAACAACAACCTTATCTAATTTTCATCTACTGAATATTTTAGTCCTGCGTTCTCTCAAGCCTCTGCATCgtctatctttctctttctctgcctCAG cAATGGAGAGTGATGCATCTTGTAGCTTAGTTTTGTGTGGGAAATCCTCTGTGGAAACTGAGGTAGCAAAGGGTTTGAAGAACAAGAACTCTCTTAAACTCCCAGATAATACCAAAGTTTCACTCATTTTAGAATCTGAGGCTAAGAATTTGgttaaagatgatgataattCCTTCAATCTTTCACTCTTTATGAACTCGATTATAACTCATCGGTTTGGACGGTTTCTCATTTGGTCTCCGCGTTTGTCTTCCACTCACGATGTTGTTTCTCA TAACTTCTCTGAGCTTCCAGTTGGTTCAGTTTGTGTCACTGATATCCAGTTTAAGGGTCGAG GCAGAACAAAGAATGTATGGGAATCTCCAAAGGGTTGTCTTATGTATTCTTTTACTCTAGAAATGGAAGATGGTCGAGTCGTGCCTTTGATACAGTATGTGGTATCTCTTGCTGTAACTGAGGCAGTGAAAGATGTTTGTGACAAGAAG GGTTTGCCGTACATTGATGTTAAAATAAAGTGGCCAAATGATCTGTACGTGAATGGTCTTAAGGTTGGAGGCATTTTGTGTACCTCTACGTATAGATCAAAGAAGTTCAATGTCAGTGTTG GTGTGGGGTTGAATGTGGACAACGGGCAACCGACCACGTGCTTAAATGCAGTACTAAAAGGCATGGCTCCTGAATCAAACCTACTTAAAAGAGAGGAAATCCTTGGTGCCTTCtttcataaatttgaaaaattcttCGATCTATTCATGGACCAAG GTTTTAAATCTCTCGAAGAGCTTTACTACAGGACATGGCTACACAG CGAGCAAAGAGTGATTGTTGAAGACAAAGTAGAGGACCAAGTTGTTCAAAATGTTGTGACTATCCag GGTTTGACTTCTTCTGGATATTTGCTGGCTGTTGGAGATGACAATCAAATGTATGAGCTTCACCCTGATGGCAATAG ttttgactttttcaaaGGTCTGGTtcgaagaaaaatatga
- the HCS1 gene encoding holocarboxylase synthase 1: MEAVRSTTTLSNFHLLNILVLRSLKPLHRLSFSFSASAMESDASCSLVLCGKSSVETEVAKGLKNKNSLKLPDNTKVSLILESEAKNLVKDDDNSFNLSLFMNSIITHRFGRFLIWSPRLSSTHDVVSHNFSELPVGSVCVTDIQFKGRGRTKNVWESPKGCLMYSFTLEMEDGRVVPLIQYVVSLAVTEAVKDVCDKKGLPYIDVKIKWPNDLYVNGLKVGGILCTSTYRSKKFNVSVGVGLNVDNGQPTTCLNAVLKGMAPESNLLKREEILGAFFHKFEKFFDLFMDQGNVRPSL; this comes from the exons ATGGAAGCAGTTCGTTCAACAACAACCTTATCTAATTTTCATCTACTGAATATTTTAGTCCTGCGTTCTCTCAAGCCTCTGCATCgtctatctttctctttctctgcctCAG cAATGGAGAGTGATGCATCTTGTAGCTTAGTTTTGTGTGGGAAATCCTCTGTGGAAACTGAGGTAGCAAAGGGTTTGAAGAACAAGAACTCTCTTAAACTCCCAGATAATACCAAAGTTTCACTCATTTTAGAATCTGAGGCTAAGAATTTGgttaaagatgatgataattCCTTCAATCTTTCACTCTTTATGAACTCGATTATAACTCATCGGTTTGGACGGTTTCTCATTTGGTCTCCGCGTTTGTCTTCCACTCACGATGTTGTTTCTCA TAACTTCTCTGAGCTTCCAGTTGGTTCAGTTTGTGTCACTGATATCCAGTTTAAGGGTCGAG GCAGAACAAAGAATGTATGGGAATCTCCAAAGGGTTGTCTTATGTATTCTTTTACTCTAGAAATGGAAGATGGTCGAGTCGTGCCTTTGATACAGTATGTGGTATCTCTTGCTGTAACTGAGGCAGTGAAAGATGTTTGTGACAAGAAG GGTTTGCCGTACATTGATGTTAAAATAAAGTGGCCAAATGATCTGTACGTGAATGGTCTTAAGGTTGGAGGCATTTTGTGTACCTCTACGTATAGATCAAAGAAGTTCAATGTCAGTGTTG GTGTGGGGTTGAATGTGGACAACGGGCAACCGACCACGTGCTTAAATGCAGTACTAAAAGGCATGGCTCCTGAATCAAACCTACTTAAAAGAGAGGAAATCCTTGGTGCCTTCtttcataaatttgaaaaattcttCGATCTATTCATGGACCAAGGTAATGTTAGACCATCTTTGTGA
- the HCS1 gene encoding holocarboxylase synthase 1 produces MEAVRSTTTLSNFHLLNILVLRSLKPLHRLSFSFSASAMESDASCSLVLCGKSSVETEVAKGLKNKNSLKLPDNTKVSLILESEAKNLVKDDDNSFNLSLFMNSIITHRFGRFLIWSPRLSSTHDVVSHNFSELPVGSVCVTDIQFKGRGRTKNVWESPKGCLMYSFTLEMEDGRVVPLIQYVVSLAVTEAVKDVCDKKGLPYIDVKIKWPNDLYVNGLKVGGILCTSTYRSKKFNVSVGVGLNVDNGQPTTCLNAVLKGMAPESNLLKREEILGAFFHKFEKFFDLFMDQGFKSLEELYYRTWLHR; encoded by the exons ATGGAAGCAGTTCGTTCAACAACAACCTTATCTAATTTTCATCTACTGAATATTTTAGTCCTGCGTTCTCTCAAGCCTCTGCATCgtctatctttctctttctctgcctCAG cAATGGAGAGTGATGCATCTTGTAGCTTAGTTTTGTGTGGGAAATCCTCTGTGGAAACTGAGGTAGCAAAGGGTTTGAAGAACAAGAACTCTCTTAAACTCCCAGATAATACCAAAGTTTCACTCATTTTAGAATCTGAGGCTAAGAATTTGgttaaagatgatgataattCCTTCAATCTTTCACTCTTTATGAACTCGATTATAACTCATCGGTTTGGACGGTTTCTCATTTGGTCTCCGCGTTTGTCTTCCACTCACGATGTTGTTTCTCA TAACTTCTCTGAGCTTCCAGTTGGTTCAGTTTGTGTCACTGATATCCAGTTTAAGGGTCGAG GCAGAACAAAGAATGTATGGGAATCTCCAAAGGGTTGTCTTATGTATTCTTTTACTCTAGAAATGGAAGATGGTCGAGTCGTGCCTTTGATACAGTATGTGGTATCTCTTGCTGTAACTGAGGCAGTGAAAGATGTTTGTGACAAGAAG GGTTTGCCGTACATTGATGTTAAAATAAAGTGGCCAAATGATCTGTACGTGAATGGTCTTAAGGTTGGAGGCATTTTGTGTACCTCTACGTATAGATCAAAGAAGTTCAATGTCAGTGTTG GTGTGGGGTTGAATGTGGACAACGGGCAACCGACCACGTGCTTAAATGCAGTACTAAAAGGCATGGCTCCTGAATCAAACCTACTTAAAAGAGAGGAAATCCTTGGTGCCTTCtttcataaatttgaaaaattcttCGATCTATTCATGGACCAAG GTTTTAAATCTCTCGAAGAGCTTTACTACAGGACATGGCTACACAGGTGA
- the HCS1 gene encoding holocarboxylase synthase 1, whose protein sequence is MESDASCSLVLCGKSSVETEVAKGLKNKNSLKLPDNTKVSLILESEAKNLVKDDDNSFNLSLFMNSIITHRFGRFLIWSPRLSSTHDVVSHNFSELPVGSVCVTDIQFKGRGRTKNVWESPKGCLMYSFTLEMEDGRVVPLIQYVVSLAVTEAVKDVCDKKGLPYIDVKIKWPNDLYVNGLKVGGILCTSTYRSKKFNVSVGVGLNVDNGQPTTCLNAVLKGMAPESNLLKREEILGAFFHKFEKFFDLFMDQGFKSLEELYYRTWLHSEQRVIVEDKVEDQVVQNVVTIQGLTSSGYLLAVGDDNQMYELHPDGNSFDFFKGLVRRKI, encoded by the exons ATGGAGAGTGATGCATCTTGTAGCTTAGTTTTGTGTGGGAAATCCTCTGTGGAAACTGAGGTAGCAAAGGGTTTGAAGAACAAGAACTCTCTTAAACTCCCAGATAATACCAAAGTTTCACTCATTTTAGAATCTGAGGCTAAGAATTTGgttaaagatgatgataattCCTTCAATCTTTCACTCTTTATGAACTCGATTATAACTCATCGGTTTGGACGGTTTCTCATTTGGTCTCCGCGTTTGTCTTCCACTCACGATGTTGTTTCTCA TAACTTCTCTGAGCTTCCAGTTGGTTCAGTTTGTGTCACTGATATCCAGTTTAAGGGTCGAG GCAGAACAAAGAATGTATGGGAATCTCCAAAGGGTTGTCTTATGTATTCTTTTACTCTAGAAATGGAAGATGGTCGAGTCGTGCCTTTGATACAGTATGTGGTATCTCTTGCTGTAACTGAGGCAGTGAAAGATGTTTGTGACAAGAAG GGTTTGCCGTACATTGATGTTAAAATAAAGTGGCCAAATGATCTGTACGTGAATGGTCTTAAGGTTGGAGGCATTTTGTGTACCTCTACGTATAGATCAAAGAAGTTCAATGTCAGTGTTG GTGTGGGGTTGAATGTGGACAACGGGCAACCGACCACGTGCTTAAATGCAGTACTAAAAGGCATGGCTCCTGAATCAAACCTACTTAAAAGAGAGGAAATCCTTGGTGCCTTCtttcataaatttgaaaaattcttCGATCTATTCATGGACCAAG GTTTTAAATCTCTCGAAGAGCTTTACTACAGGACATGGCTACACAG CGAGCAAAGAGTGATTGTTGAAGACAAAGTAGAGGACCAAGTTGTTCAAAATGTTGTGACTATCCag GGTTTGACTTCTTCTGGATATTTGCTGGCTGTTGGAGATGACAATCAAATGTATGAGCTTCACCCTGATGGCAATAG ttttgactttttcaaaGGTCTGGTtcgaagaaaaatatga